The following are from one region of the Rhipicephalus microplus isolate Deutch F79 chromosome 1, USDA_Rmic, whole genome shotgun sequence genome:
- the LOC119167464 gene encoding oxysterol-binding protein-related protein 9 — translation MSGAPPDRPGSSGRSDDKSKERALEKTTERTTERSAGLQHHHHHRRHSQSQERSSPGKSSSRSPSKSSPSRTRRGRDGPPLGAVASSDPYDVAYEEDMDSDVDSLEGQRGIFTHLLSQVYIGMDLTKVTLPTFILEKRSLLEMYADFFAHPELFVSIVDRGNAKERMVEVVRWYLSAFHAGRKGDLAKKPYNPVLGEIFRCYWRIGDKAGDPVPDGPVPWATTNDLCFIAEQVSHHPPVSAFYAEHAGKGICCCAHIWTKSKFLGMSIGVHNVGLGTIWFLRHDEEYTVNFPSGYGRSIFTVPWIELGGTVNINCEKTGYSCTIEFLTKPLIGGKKHQLTAEIYPPNDKRPFLTVSGEWNGVMTAKNIHGTEVTFVDTTTMPITRKIVQPVKDQMPHESRRMWKDVTLNLKRKDVDKATEFKSQIEDRQRKEAAARKEANGKWETRVFEPEGEGWTYKYPLQKRLGLKRRGPRETTSSTPSSSTK, via the exons ATGTCAGGGGCGCCACCGGACAGGCCCGGGTCATCGGGCAGGTCCGATGACAAGTCCAAAGAGAGGGCACTCGAGAAGACCACCGAGAGGACCACAGAGAGGTCAGCGGgcctgcaacaccaccaccaccacaggaGGCACAGCCAGAGCCAAGAGAGGTCGTCTCCCGGAAAGTCGTCGTCCAGGTCTCCGAGCAAGTCCTCGCCGTCGAGAACCAGACGAGGCCGCGATGGCCCTCCCCTCGGAGCGGTGGCATCCAGCGACCCGTACGATG TTGCCTACGAAGAGGACATGGATTCTGATG TGGACAGCTTGGAAGGCCAGAGGGGCATCTTTACTCACCTGCTGTCGCAAGTCTACATTGGCATGGACCTAACCAAGGTCACCTTGCCCACTTTCATTCTGGAAAAGCGCTCCCTGCTTGAAATGTACGCCGACTTCTTCGCCCACCCTGAGCTGTTTGTCAG CATCGTGGACCGGGGCAATGCCAAGGAACGCATGGTGGAAGTAGTGCGGTGGTACCTGTCCGCCTTCCATGCCGGACGGAAGGGAGACTTGGCCAAGAAGCCGTACAATCCAGTCTTGGGTGAGATCTTCCGATGCTACTGGAGGATCGGCGACAAAGCAGGG GATCCCGTGCCCGACGGACCTGTGCCCTGGGCTACCACGAACGACTTGTGCTTCATCGCCGAGCAAGTGTCCCACCACCCGCCTG TGTCGGCCTTCTACGCGGAGCATGCCGGCAAAGGCATCTGCTGCTGCGCGCACATTTGGACCAAATCCAAGTTCCTGGGCATGTCCATCGGGGTGCACAACGTCGGCCTGGGCACCATCTGGTTCTTGCGTCACGATGAGGAGTACACGGTGAACTTCCCCAGCGGCTACGGACGCTCCATTTTCACCGTGCCTTGGATCGAGCTGGGAGGCACCGTCAACATCAATTGCGAGAAGACTGGCTACAGCTGCACCATTGAATTCCTCACCAAG CCGTTGATCGGAGGCAAGAAGCACCAGCTGACGGCAGAGATCTACCCTCCCAACGACAAGCGACCTTTCCTCACGGTCTCTGGCGAGTGGAACGGCGTCATGACGGCAAAGAACATTCACGGG ACCGAGGTGACCTTCGTCGACACGACAACCATGCCGATCACGAGAAAGATTGTCCAGCCGGTAAAAGATCAAATGCCGCACGAGTCTCGCAG GATGTGGAAGGACGTGACGCTTAACTTGAAGCGTAAGGACGTGGACAAAGCCACGGAGTTCAAGTCGCAGATAGAAGACCGGCAGCGTAAAGAAGCGGCCGCGCGGAAGGAGGCCAACGGCAAGTGGGAGACCAGG GTATTCGAGCCAGAAGGGGAAGGCTGGACGTACAAGTACCCTCTGCAGAAGCGCTTAGGGTTAAAGAGGAGGGGCCCTAGAGAAACGACTTCCTCTACACCATCGTCGTCGACAAAATGA